tgggggaatccattaTTCGGAGGAttggtctttatttactgttttatttcagagtttcttaatattggtatccagattttgttgaatggccttgcagcttcaaagcctggctgcttcttgcctgggggaatccattaTTCGGAGGAttggtctttatttactgttttatttttgttgttgttcattcgttcagtcgcctccgactcttcgtgacctcatggaccagcccacgccagagctccctgtcggccgtcaccacccccagctccttcaaggtcagtccagtcacttcaaggatgccatccatccatcttgcccttggtcgcccctcttccttttgccttccactttccccagcataattgtcttctctaggctttgctgtctcctcatgatgtggccaaaggacttcaactttgtctctagtctccttccttccaatgagcagtcgggctttatttcctggaggatggactggttggatcttctcgcagtccaaggcactctcagaactttcctccaacaccacagctcaaaagcatcgctatcttccttcgctcagccttcccgaaggtccagctctcacatccgtaggtgactacagggaataccatggctttgactaggcaatggatctttgttgccagtctgatgtctctactctttactattttatcgagactggacattgctctcctcccgagaagtaagcgtctcctgatttcctggctgcagtctgcgtctgcagtcatctttgcgcctagaaatacaaagtctgtcatggcctccacgttttctccctctatttcccagttgtcaatcattcttgtagaGTTccttaatattggtagccagattttgttgaatggccttgcagcttcaaagcctagctgcttcttACCAGGGGGAGCCCGTTATTAGGAGGATATACTGTTTTTAGGAGGATATATACAGaagcagctgagggagaaaaagaaaggcctgaggctgttaggaatggtgggagttggagtccaaaacacctggaagcagAGCCCAATTTTGCCTAAACCACTTGCAGAATGCCAACTACATAGTGGTATATCCTGGGTCCTGGCACTGGGGGTGGGTGTGTAGGGTGGTCTTATATATGTCTTGcttgaggagggagggggcaaagaGGGGTCCTCCCAAGGGGTCCTGGGGGGAGGGCAGGACAAAGGGCCACGTGACAAGAGGGAGAAGAGGCGTGTCCTTGGCCGaggctcctccccctcctcctcttccccctccgtCCTTGCTTCCTCTCTGGTTCTGCACcggctcctctctctcctcttcttccgcCGCCATGGCCCTCCGCTTCCTccgcgcttcctcctcctccgcttcctgGGCTTCTTTATGCCGGTGCCCGTCCGCCTTCCTCCCGGCCTTGAGCCCCGCCGCCTCGTCTCCTCCGCGGCGACACTGTGAGTGTTTCTCCCAAGGCCCcaatttcccctttctctctctctttctggagAGTCTTGCCAAGAGGGCAACCACTCattcatttctctctttctcaatggGGAGGCCTCCCCAAATGGTGGATCCCCAAATGGGCTGGCCACGTGACCCCacgaggagagaaggagggggaggaggaggagggcggtcCCCTTTGGCGTCCTCTGGGGGTGACCTTGTCCCTTGACCGCCTCCTGGCCAAAAGGGAGCCCGAGCCAGAGGAGCTGTTGCCCAATGGAGAGAGAGACAGgctggcaggaggaggaggagaagggacagCGCCAGCCAGGCTGAGCCGGATTACAGCGGGCAGAGTTAATGGATGcactttcccttctcctcctcctcctaagcaGGGATTTATCtgcagggaaagagggagggaggctcttCTGGACGGGTTGGCAGCGAAGAGGAAGGATCCcagaatcctagatttgggagagaccttgtgggccatccagcccagtcccattctgccaaggagcaggagaatcgcattcaaagcacccccgacagatgcccatccagcctctgcttcaaagcctccaaagaaggaaggaaggaaagatgggaaggaaagaaagaaagaaagaaaggaaagataggaaggaaggaatgatgggaaggaaggaaagaatgattggaaggaaagaatgattggaaggaaggaaagataggaaggaaggaaagaaggaaaggtaggaaggaaggaatgatgggaagaaaggaaagaatgattggaagggaagaaagatgtgaaggaaagaaagataggaaggaaggaaaggtaggaaggaaggaatgatgggaaggaaggaaagaatgattggaaggaaggaaagataggaacgaaggaaagataggaacgaaggaaagataggaacgaaggaaaggaaagataggaaggaaggaatgatgggaagaaaggaaagaatgattggaaggaaagaaagatgtgaaggaaagaaagatgggaaggaaggaaggaaagaaaaataggaaCGAAGGAATGATGGGAAGGAAaataggaatgaaggaaggaaagaaaaataagaatgAAGGAAtgatgagaaggaaggaatgatgggaagaaacgaaggaaggaatgatgggaAGAAACGAAGGAATGATTGGAAAGAAGGAatgatggaaaggaaaggaagatgggaacagaaggaaagaaagaaaaatagaaatgaaggaatgatgagaaggaaggaatgatgggaatgaaggaaggaatgatggaaaGGAGCGAAGGAATGATGGGAAGGAAaatgggaatgaaggaaggaaaggaaggaataatgagaaggaaggaatgatgggCAGGAACGAAGGAAAGATGCAAAGGAAGGAAtggtgggaaagaaggaaggaaggaatgactggaaggaaggaatgatgggaaagaaggaagtaataATGGGAAGGAAAATTGGGAAGGAATATTGGAAAGAAAGAATGttgggaaagaatgaaagaaggaaggagggaaagatggaaggaaggaattatgagaagaaaagaagacagtactgaaagaaggaaggaggaaaggttgggaaggaaggaacgaacgatggggaagaaggaaggaagggaaaatgggAGGGAAAGATGTGAAGGTAGGAAacatgggaaagaaagaagacagtaccaaaagaaggcaggaaagaaagaaaggtgggaaGAAACTGGGCTTATTTTGGGAGATGCAATCCAAAATAGataaagaagtagtccaggaatacctggtcaCTCTAAACGGATctaagtctccagggccagatgaactacatccaagagtattgaaggaactcgCAGAAGTTGTTTCAGACCCACTGACAATCATCTTGGAGAGtccttggagaacaggagaggtcttagcagactggaggagggcaaaggtTGCCccgatcttcaagaagggaaaacaagAGGGCCCAAAGAATGACCaatgtccagtcagcctgacatcaatgccaggaaagattctggagcagaccatgaaggaggcagtctgcagtcacttagaaaggaatgctgggaTTACTAaaggtcaacatggatttctcaaaaacaagtcatgccagactcatctgatctctttttggCAGTTGCAGGGAATTCTGTGGATGGAGTAGatcttgatttcagcaaggcctttgacaaagtcccctGTGACCTTCTTGCACACAAACtaatcaaatgtgggctaggcaatgctactattaggtggatctgtaattggttaagcgactaaacccaaagggtgcttctccccaaCGGTTCAtcgtggaaagaagtgatgagtggagtgccgcagggttcagtCTTGGGCCTTTCAAGGCTATTCAACATTTCTATTAATGCAGAAATGGCGAACATtggccttcaggtgttttggactcccacaattcctaacagcctgctggctgttcagaattgtgggagttgaggtccaaaacaccaggagggaaggccaaagttggcccaagcctgatATAAGAGAACTGACACTGTTTCCCTTCCACTCGTTGCTCTGATGCTTTTGAGGGCTGCAAAGGGGACTTGGCTTTCCATGAGAAGTGTCTGTCCAGTCTTTGGCCTCCCTCTCAGGCCCTTGAAGGTCATCTCTCCTTCCCCGCAGATGCTGACCGGAGGATCAAGGTGGCTAACCCGGTGGTGGAAATGGACGGGGATGAGATGACCCGCATTATCTGGGCCTTCATCAAGGAGAAGGTAAACTAcctagggagggaaggagggaaagagaggcagGGAAGGGCCCTTTGCCTCCACTGGGCCAACTCCACAGGGTTGAgtggaacaacaacaatataataataatatgccatatgttgttgtttttattattattgtgtgtcgagggttgtatgttgtatgtatgactatgtatgactatgtgttaattgtgtcatgtgtatgactatgtgttaattgtgtcatgtgttaaatgttttgatacggccaataggccaatcagtaaaacgtatctatctattattgtgtgcgcgctccatgcaatcatgctggccacatgaccttggaggtgtctacggataacgccagctcatcaacttagaaatggagatgagcaccacccagagtcggactcaactagaattaatgtcaaggggaaacctttacctttaacctatgtctgtgtgtgtatatatatagatatgcgcCATATGTGGGTCCCCTGGCGGTGCGATGGGTTAAATAGCTGAGCTGCTatacttgctaactgaaaggttggtggttcgaatctggggagtggggtgagctcctgctattaggcccagctcctgccaatgtagcagtttgaaaacatgcaactgtgagtagaccaataggtaccgcttctgcaggaaggtaacggtgcttcatgcagtcatgctagccacattaccttggaggtgtctatggacaacgccggctcttcggcttagaaaaggaggtgagcaccaccacccagagtcggactcaactagaattaatgtcaaggggaaacctttaccttgagtCTCATGCACCATTGAATCTCATGCGCACTTCCATTTCCAAAACTTTGAAACCAAGATaaaagtatttgctgccgaaTGTCGTGCGCAAACGGATTTGTCATGTGACCActgcagttgctgcctgcttagaattcctccattataaacaaaagtgttaggatgccaaagcttccagcaatggaaaagaaaactttgggtgcatctatgctgcagaatgaatccacttaaactGCCGTGGTTCATTGCTATGGAGgcatgtagttttgcaaggtgttgagcgttctctgccaaaggatgctattgctcaaactacaaatcccagcatcgcATAGCATTGAACCTGGCAATTAAGTGAGACATGAGGTCGCTTCAAAGAGGAACTCCGAAGCAGCTTCTGAGATGACTGTATGACGTGACTCTCATgcacacaccaaatttggcaaggtcatttagcccAATAAAGATGAGCAGTAGAGTAAAATATCATAAATAGGCCACAATGTTGGGACTAAAGGTGCAGAGCCTAACCATGGGCAGGCCATCCTTGGCATTGCTGCACCTGCAATAAGAGGAGAGATGGGGTCCTGGGTGGTGGTTGTGGTAGTGGTTGCCATTCCCAcctgcttcctctcctcctcctgcaGCTCATCCTGCCCAACGTGGACGTCcagctgaagtactttgaccTGGGGCTGCCCCACCGCGACCAGACAGACGACCAGGTCACCATTGACTCAGCCCTGGCTACCCAGAAGTACAGCGTGGCTGTCAAGTGTGCCACCATCACCCCGGATGAGGCCAGGGTCGAAGGTGGGGGGCTCTTGCAGGGACCTCTGGGGGAGCGTCAGTCTTTTCCTGGGTGGGGGAGGCTGctttgtggaaggaaggaaggaaggaaggaaggaaggaaggaaggaaggagaagcctTGCTTTTCATTCATTCCTGGGCAGGGATGAGGGTCCGCTCTCTGCCTTTTCAGAATTCAAGCTGAAGAAGATGTGGAAGAGCCCCAATGGCACCATCAGGAACATCCTGGGTGGGACAGTTTTCCGAGAGCCAATCATCTGCAAGAACATCCCTCGTCTGGTCCCCGGATGGACAAAGCCCATCACCATCGGCAGGCACGCCCATGGCGACCAGGTGGGCCTGACATGGGGGCCATTGTGGGCAAATTAGGcaagaatataatatattgtatggacatataatattgatcgtaatattataatgtaatacaatatcatagtactaataatacaatataataatataataattatatattataacatgtaatattactaatgatattgCATTATAGGGTAATGTAATAACACTATaataccccgggggggggggggtccctgcaAGTGCATTATAgggccctctggtggcacagcaggttaaaccactgagctgctgaacttgcttctgaaatgtcggcggtttgaatccagggagcagggtgagctcccgctgttagctccagcttctgccaacctagcagtttgaaaacatgcaaatgtgagtagatcaataggtaccgctccagcgggaaggtaacggtgctcttgcagtcatgctggccacatgaccttggaggtgtctacggacaacgccggttctttggcttataaatggagatgagcaccaacccccagagtcagactcaactagaatTAAGGTGAGGggcattatgtattatatattacaagtaagattactaataatatggcaatatagtggtgtagtacaatatagtaatatataatattaatattgtgctattctaataatataatatactgtatatacatataacttgtaagccactctgagtccccttcagggtgaaagagggcagtgtataaaaacagcaaataaataaataaataaataaataaatacgttatGGGGGAAATACAGggtttaaaggccattttagtatatttgttgtatttcagttctgtttttaccacactgctgctatttaattttgtaataataataataataattttatttatctcctcgtggctcaagatgggttacagaataattaaaacacataaacattgcaaaaatactactttttgtattgcactttaaAAACTTGCCTAGTctggattgttagctgccttgaatccccattgggagaaaggcagggtataactaaagttaataacaataataatagggcaCAGAGCCACGGCTCCATAAACCGGGGTGGGAGACGACAACAATAGGAGTGGTCTTGGGCAGCCGAAGTGCTGGAGGAGCCTCAGAACTGTGTGGGTTTTGCTTTCCAGTACAAAGCAACCGACTTCGTGGTGGACAAGTCCGGGACCTTCAAGATGGTCTTCACCCCGAAGGATGGCAGCGCTGCCAAGGAATGGGAGGTCTACAACTTCCCCGGCGGAGGAGTCGGCATGGGCATGTACAACACGGACGAGGTGGGAACCTGAGTGGAATTGGGGGGCTGCcttaaagggagggagggggtcccttttttcctctttccttcccctgagTGACCGTAGGGACtggggggaagagagaaataaagcaaattgaaAAAATAACAAGCCAGCAGAAGGTTTTAGACAGGAAGGGAGCCTGAGAGAACCTGAtagagcggtggttctcaacctttctaacactgtgacccctaaatatggttcccaaccataaaattattttcgagggcgcgaggcaggctttgcgcgaggccaggccTCATGTGAAGGAGCCCTTGCCAGACGGCGAGAGGGCAAGGCAGGCAAGGGTTTGCTTTGTGCGAGGACAGGCCTTGTGCAAAGGAGTAAAATCCTAGCTCCTGCCCTTGCCAGCTGGCGAGAGCGTGAGGCAGGCGAGGGTTCTTTTGCACTAGGGTTGGCCTTGCGCaaagccttggggggggggggggcaaagcgtTGGGGGCGGGGCCAAAGGAGACAGACttgcgacccctccgaaatggccaaacgacccccttgCAGGTCgcaaccccctggttgagaaccgctgtgaTAGAGAGGTAGGCAAAACAACAAAGGAGAAAGCTCAACAGGCTTGATGACTTGCAAGCCaggaagggctgaagagagaaagagggcaaaAAAGATACTGGtaagagagagcaaaggaagagaaaagtCCACTGAACTTTGCTCAAAAAGATCTGACTATAAAACCAAACTGCACATCAGTTCAGTATGGCACTTTCCTTTAGCTTACCAAGCAAGGTGACTTGTTCAATTAAACCTATTGTCTCCTGCCCTCAGCGTTTGGGGGCAAAAAACACTCTGAggaagtgttgtcgaaggctttcatggctggaatcactggattgctgtgaattttccaagctgtatgaccatgttccagaagcattctctcctgatgtttcgtccacatctatggcaggctacCTCAGGTtgtggcgaaatgtcaggagagaatgcttccagaacaaacccatccctctccaaacccctacccttttctcctggtcatgcccagcactttttaattttaattttaattattacatttggcccggccatagtttttaattgcgtcattgtgtgttgttaatgttattgctttgttttgatttattttgctgtgttgttgttgtttttttattgttgtatgtgggctcggcctcttgtaagccgcaccgagtccttcaggagatggtagcggggtacaaataaaggtttattattactattattattattattattattattattattattattcatcctggaaaactcacagcaacccaacgcTCTGAAGGTTTTGGGGCCTAATTAATGAACAAGAGGGAACGGCAGCGAGCCCCAACATGACCCCAACCCATCTCCCTTCCTCTTGCAGTCCATCTCGGGCTTTGCCCACAGCTGCTTCCAGTACGCCATCCAGAAGAAGTGGCCTCTCTACTTGAGCACCAAGAACACCATCCTCAAGGCCTACGACGGGCGCTTCAAGGACGTCTTCCAGGAAATCTTTGAGAAGTGAGTCCTCGGGGTGGGAGGTGAGCTGGGATGAGACTGCAGTGGGATTctggctgcatccaaaggagtctagtgtctagatcagacatgggcaagcttgggccctccaggtgttttggactccaacttccaccattcctaacagcctcaggccccttccttttccccctcagccgcttaagcggctgagggggaaaaggaaagggcctgaggctgttaggaatggtggaagttggagtccaaaacacctggagggcccaagcttgcccatgcttgGACtacatcaagggaagtcatggtgcttctctattgtgctttggttagacctacTCAcctgaatactgtgtccaattctgggcaccatagatTAAAAGAGCTCTTGACTCTTAAGCTGGAAGgtttccagaggagagcaacttaACAGGATCAAAGGCCTAGAGACtatgaataatccctctgaggagcagtttaaagagttGGGACTCTTTAGCTGcagaagaggagacatgagaaccacatgaaaggatgtcataaggaagagggagcagggcttgtatttccgctgccctggaaactTGAACTAAAAGCCATGGGTTCAagtgacaggaaagaaaggagattccattgaacattaggaagaacttcctgactgtaagaagagctgttcaacagtggaactctctgcctcagagtatagtggaggctccttccttggaagcttttaaacagaggctggatggccatctgttgaggtgattgaatgtgtttttcctgcatggcagggggttggattagatggttcATGCGATTTCTTCTAACACTATTtatctatgattccatgaaaccTTTGGCTCTGTCAAGGCATTGGTTTTGAGTTTTAAAGCTCATCTTGGAAACTCTGCTAACATAGTCTTCATcttcaaaggattccccccaggcagcagccagccaggctttgaagctgcaccaAGCACTAAGgaatttatatatctgaggaataatgtccaggagaAAGTTCTCTTTTGcttgaggaaggtgtgaatgttgcaattggccaccttgattagcattgaatggccttgcagcttcaaagcttggccgGTTGCTGAccaggagaatcctttgttggaaggtgttagctggccctgattgattcttgtctggaattccagcttacacctcccaacagaggattcccctaggcaggaaccagccaagctttgcagctacaaggccattaaatgctaatcaaggtggccaattgccatattcacacttgcctcaagcagacaaaagttatttctcccactctggacatgtTACAgacagatatgtgtgtgtgtgtatgtgtgtgtgtgtgtgtgtgtgtgtatatatatatatatacacacacacacacacacacacatacacacatatatttcatacacacatatatttcacTTGCCAATTTTCAActgactctgaggatgcctgccatagatgtgggtgaaacgtcaggagggaatgcttctgaaacatggccacacagcccggaaaattcacagctcaaaaatcatagtgttgcatgatataataataataataataataataataataataataataataatacgtgatTACattattaaactgtttgatattaggatacaaccaataatgaaataatgacaatttttaacccaggaacaaaaaccatagtGTGACTTATAGTGTTATGTGTCATTGATGGGCTTTTCAATGGctttacttgcctagtttccaactgacatcacaatctctgaggatgcctcccatagatgtaggtgaaacgtcaggagagaatgcttctggaacatggccatacagcctggaaaatgcacaCCAACCCAGCCTTCATCTTGTTGGAGATTTTCATAGTCAGAATCACTGGTGTGTTGTGTGGTTTTCCATGTGGTATGGCTAATGTGTTcgtgcagcattttctcctgatgtttcacctgcatctgtggctacttCAAAAGGATCCTCagaggcgaaatatcaggagaaaatgctgctagaacacattggccatacaACATGGAAAAGTACACCAACCCAGCCTTCATCTTTGCGCTGCTGTCTTATGTTCAATTTGTCCCCAAGAATAATCCCAATGTCTTTTTTGCATGTTATGACAACAAGTGAAGCATCCCCAATCTCTTTGCTTTTTGTGGCCCGAATCTCGGAATTCCGCCTCTGGCTCTCAGTCACCCTCTGCTCTGCCCTCTCCTGCCAGGCATTACAAGACTAATTTTGACAAGCTCAAGATCTGGTACGAGCACCGCCTCATTGACGACATGGTGGCCCAGGTGCTGAAGTCGACGGGGGGCTTTGTCTGGGCCTGCAAGAACTACGACGGGGACGTCCAGTCCGACATCCTGGCCCAAGGTACAGTTTCGGGGAGAGGGCTTGCAAGCGGGATTGGCAATGGGGGTCCTGAAAACAATGGGGGTACTGCCTAGAAAAGGGGGAATTAGAAGTGGGGCTGCAGGTCATGAAAACCTAACATTTTGAACATGCGTCTCTTTTACTCTCAAATTTGTCATTCTCTCTCTTCTCAAGGTAGATTTTTGCCCTTCTTAAATGGAAACGatgcagggattcaaatccacaTCCATAACAACATAACTATGCCTTGGGTTTTGCAGTGTAACCATCTTTGCTTTCAATATCTTTAATGCTCACCATAATAAAAACTtctagtgtttttttttcttatgcaGGTAGTGCAAACAAtatatatgtgttgttgaaggctttcgtggccaggatgactgggttgctgtgacttttccgggctgtattgccatattccagaagcattctcccctgacattttcccacatttatggcagtcatcctcagaggttgtgaggtcagttggaaactaggcaagtgaggattatatatcagtggaatgtccagggtgggagaaagaactcttgtctgttggaggcaagtgagacttgattagcattgaatggccttgcagctttctttctttttttttcccaaataatttttattaagcattttataaatcaacacagggaaagagggggaacagtAACACaaggataggaaagaaggaagggtagcacaaaaacacaacaaaaaaaacacctaaactaatctaaaatgacttccactccaacctcaggatcttctcactctacttctccgacttacttatctattcttatcctctaatacttttatctttaagtttcttttcgtagtcatagaaaagagtccagtctgttctctttagcgattttccagtatttcttctcatcaaaaaagttagttcatccatgtctcttatttctttaactttctccaacaaTTCTTCGATGGTCGGTGTTTgatcattcttccagtatttggcaaaaacaatccttgccgctgtagtatagtatgtaaataatttgtcttcattctcatccagtttaaaatccgaatctgtaaatcccaataaataatattcaggtttctttttgaacctcTTTGAATGCTTTCAATGCTGCCTAGGGAaatcccttgttgggaggtgtcagctggccctgattgattcttgtctgatattttgctgctttttgggtgttgctctttatttattgtcccgattctatagttgtttttttagtactagtagccagattttgttcatttttgaggttttctcctttctttttggaGAAaacaattgtccacatgcttttggatttcagtggcgtctctgtgcagcctgacatggtggttgtcagagtggtctaattcaacctgagaagttagccatagcatagcccctgatgaaccaacctggacacaacatattatttgagaacacagaaatgctggaccaccctcacttgcctagt
This genomic window from Anolis sagrei isolate rAnoSag1 chromosome 9, rAnoSag1.mat, whole genome shotgun sequence contains:
- the IDH2 gene encoding isocitrate dehydrogenase [NADP], mitochondrial — translated: MALRFLRASSSSASWASLCRCPSAFLPALSPAASSPPRRHYADRRIKVANPVVEMDGDEMTRIIWAFIKEKLILPNVDVQLKYFDLGLPHRDQTDDQVTIDSALATQKYSVAVKCATITPDEARVEEFKLKKMWKSPNGTIRNILGGTVFREPIICKNIPRLVPGWTKPITIGRHAHGDQYKATDFVVDKSGTFKMVFTPKDGSAAKEWEVYNFPGGGVGMGMYNTDESISGFAHSCFQYAIQKKWPLYLSTKNTILKAYDGRFKDVFQEIFEKHYKTNFDKLKIWYEHRLIDDMVAQVLKSTGGFVWACKNYDGDVQSDILAQGFGSLGLMTSVLVCPDGKTIEAEAAHGTVTRHYREHQKGNPTSTNPIASIFAWTRGLEHRGKLDSNPDLIKFAQTLEKVCVETVESGAMTKDLAGCIHGLSNVKLNEHFVNTTDFLDAIKNNLDKALGKQ